One genomic region from Lycorma delicatula isolate Av1 chromosome 9, ASM4794821v1, whole genome shotgun sequence encodes:
- the LOC142330353 gene encoding uncharacterized protein LOC142330353, producing MKRGTCEKIEASKRFGSKPHKIKDRLLPGEYIGLDTNSKILKIFYELALPEIDQELFKYDLEFEKIYISAAIISYGYMIPNMRPKCCFISDLISQKTEFIKKELS from the exons ATGAAACGAGGAACATGCGAAAAGATAGAAGCATCT aaaagatTTGGGAGTAAGCCGCACAAAATTAAAGATCGATTACTTCCAGGAGAGTATATAGGGCTTGATACAAACAGTaagatactgaaaatattttatgagttgGCACTTCCAGAAATAGaccaagaattatttaaatatgatctagaatttgaaaaaatttatatttcagcaGCCATAATATCATATGGATAT atgaTTCCAAATATGAGGCCAAAATGCTGCTTCATATCGGACTTAATCAGCCAAAAAACAGAATTT ataaaaaaggAACTATCTTAG